A genomic region of Clavibacter michiganensis subsp. insidiosus contains the following coding sequences:
- a CDS encoding SDR family oxidoreductase, translating to MHDEARRIGAVGAVVADVSDEARAAEAVAEAGRLLGRIDVLVNSHGILTEAPVAEMSLATWQRTIDVDLTSVFLLTRAVLPGMLERRDGRIITVASQLGQKGGVGLARYAAAKAGVIALTKSLALEVSGSNVLANVIAPGPISTPLVDAISEDWKDAKRRELPLGRFGTVDEVAPTAVLLAADPDGNLFVARALGPNSGDVMP from the coding sequence GTGCACGACGAGGCGCGGCGGATCGGCGCCGTGGGCGCGGTCGTCGCCGACGTGTCCGACGAGGCGCGGGCCGCGGAGGCCGTCGCGGAGGCCGGGCGGCTGCTCGGCCGGATCGACGTGCTCGTCAACTCGCACGGCATCCTCACCGAGGCGCCCGTCGCGGAGATGAGCCTCGCGACCTGGCAGCGCACGATCGACGTCGACCTCACGAGCGTGTTCCTCCTCACGCGCGCCGTGCTGCCGGGGATGCTCGAGCGGCGCGACGGCCGCATCATCACGGTCGCCTCGCAGCTCGGGCAGAAGGGCGGCGTGGGCCTCGCGCGCTACGCGGCCGCGAAGGCCGGGGTCATCGCGCTCACCAAGTCGCTCGCGCTCGAGGTGTCCGGCTCGAACGTGCTCGCGAACGTCATCGCGCCGGGACCGATCTCCACGCCGCTCGTCGACGCCATCTCGGAGGACTGGAAGGACGCCAAGCGCCGTGAGCTGCCGCTCGGCCGGTTCGGCACGGTCGACGAGGTCGCGCCGACCGCGGTGCTGCTGGCGGCGGATCCCGACGGCAACCTGTTCGTCGCCCGGGCGCTCGGGCCCAACAGCGGCGACGTGATGCCCTGA
- a CDS encoding gamma-glutamyl-gamma-aminobutyrate hydrolase family protein, which yields MPAPLRLAVVQVTRSRPEAAAYNTLVQGLNARVAEVADAAGWLVENIAAEDEGVESLLARTREADAVVIMGGEDVAPRFYGGPAEYEGRSTHREVADAGQIALVRRAVAEGTPLLGICRGAQIVNVALGGTLQQHIEGVGEHRNDATEITAVMRDHDVRVAAGTRLARVLGSTDVVVRSAHHQAVDRPGTGLRVVAVAPDGVPEAVEHESAPVIGVQWHPEDPGAARDQLPALLDALAEACALREPADDARTAAA from the coding sequence ATGCCCGCCCCCCTCCGCCTCGCCGTCGTGCAGGTGACCCGCTCCCGCCCCGAGGCCGCCGCGTACAACACGCTCGTGCAGGGCCTCAACGCGCGCGTCGCCGAGGTCGCCGACGCGGCCGGCTGGCTGGTCGAGAACATCGCCGCGGAGGACGAGGGCGTCGAGTCGCTGCTCGCCCGCACGCGCGAGGCCGATGCGGTCGTCATCATGGGCGGCGAGGACGTCGCCCCGCGCTTCTACGGCGGGCCCGCCGAGTACGAGGGTCGCTCGACGCACCGCGAGGTCGCGGACGCCGGGCAGATCGCGCTCGTCCGCCGTGCCGTCGCCGAGGGCACGCCGCTGCTCGGCATCTGCCGCGGCGCCCAGATCGTCAACGTCGCGCTCGGCGGCACGCTCCAGCAGCACATCGAGGGCGTGGGGGAGCACCGCAACGACGCGACCGAGATCACGGCCGTCATGCGCGACCACGACGTGCGGGTCGCCGCGGGCACCCGGCTCGCCCGCGTGCTCGGATCCACGGACGTCGTCGTGCGGAGCGCGCACCACCAGGCGGTCGACCGCCCGGGCACGGGCCTCCGCGTCGTCGCGGTCGCGCCCGACGGCGTGCCGGAGGCGGTCGAGCACGAGAGCGCGCCCGTCATCGGCGTCCAGTGGCACCCGGAGGACCCGGGCGCCGCGCGCGACCAGCTGCCCGCCCTGCTCGACGCGCTCGCCGAGGCCTGCGCGCTGCGCGAGCCCGCCGACGACGCGCGCACCGCGGCCGCCTGA
- a CDS encoding pyridoxine/pyridoxamine 5'-phosphate oxidase — protein MADDDDSTPVRDLLKGAKPKPHDFPELDPAHLPEDPIDLVIDWIRDAVAHDAAEPNAVVLATADADGRPSARTLLLKDVTPTVDDEPGALWISSLADSPKGRDLEANPRAALVVYWRERGRQIRATGPVFHGDREVSERDFLARHPSSRAEVIAGDQSEPMPDAAERDARIARAREAVEQDPELVAESWRAYVLQPTVVEFWQATEDHGQLRIMYRSGPDGSWSHTLVWP, from the coding sequence ATGGCTGACGACGACGACTCCACCCCGGTCCGCGACCTCCTCAAGGGCGCGAAGCCGAAGCCCCACGACTTCCCCGAGCTCGACCCGGCCCACCTGCCCGAGGACCCGATCGACCTCGTCATCGACTGGATCCGCGACGCCGTCGCCCACGACGCCGCCGAGCCCAACGCGGTCGTCCTCGCCACGGCCGACGCGGACGGGAGGCCCAGCGCGCGCACGCTGCTGCTCAAGGACGTGACGCCCACGGTCGACGACGAGCCCGGCGCGCTCTGGATCTCCTCGCTCGCCGACAGCCCCAAGGGGCGCGACCTCGAGGCCAACCCCCGCGCGGCGCTCGTCGTGTACTGGCGGGAGCGCGGGCGCCAGATCCGCGCGACCGGGCCCGTCTTCCACGGGGACCGCGAGGTGAGCGAGCGCGACTTCCTCGCCCGGCACCCGTCGTCGCGCGCCGAGGTCATCGCCGGCGACCAGAGCGAGCCGATGCCCGACGCCGCCGAGCGCGACGCGCGGATCGCGCGGGCGCGCGAGGCCGTGGAGCAGGATCCGGAGCTCGTCGCCGAGTCGTGGCGCGCCTACGTGCTCCAGCCGACGGTCGTCGAGTTCTGGCAGGCGACCGAGGACCACGGGCAGCTGCGGATCATGTACCGGTCGGGGCCCGACGGATCCTGGTCGCACACGCTCGTCTGGCCATGA
- a CDS encoding antitoxin has protein sequence MKLSRIAAAATGFLRTSKGQDVGRTAIDKVSGIADKATGSKHADKIQKARQAADDQLRKLGPDGGRGGQGPVPPATPPRP, from the coding sequence GTGAAGCTGTCCCGCATCGCCGCCGCCGCCACCGGCTTCCTGCGCACGTCCAAGGGCCAGGACGTCGGCCGCACCGCCATCGACAAGGTGTCCGGCATCGCCGACAAGGCCACCGGCAGCAAGCACGCCGACAAGATCCAGAAGGCGCGCCAGGCCGCCGACGACCAGCTGCGCAAGCTCGGCCCCGACGGCGGCCGCGGCGGCCAGGGTCCCGTCCCGCCCGCGACACCGCCCCGCCCCTGA
- a CDS encoding 2'-5' RNA ligase family protein — translation MRASWRAVADAGLPSLADHAGETNRPHVTLLAADGLGGSADDAVRGLVASAPLPTLRLGGLVVFGVPPRGLVLARQVVVDRALVDLHARIHAAVDQATADADADAAPVEVVPHTRPGSWTPHISIALRLTTEQLGAAVEALGRIDPLDAPAVGLRRWDPRDRTTTELA, via the coding sequence ATCCGCGCATCGTGGCGCGCCGTCGCCGACGCCGGCCTGCCGAGCCTCGCCGACCACGCCGGGGAGACCAACCGCCCGCACGTGACGCTGCTGGCGGCCGACGGCCTCGGCGGATCCGCGGACGACGCCGTCCGCGGCCTCGTCGCCTCCGCTCCCCTGCCGACGCTCCGGCTCGGCGGGCTCGTGGTGTTCGGCGTGCCGCCGCGGGGACTCGTGCTCGCGCGGCAGGTGGTGGTGGACCGGGCGCTGGTCGACCTCCACGCGCGGATCCACGCGGCCGTCGACCAGGCGACCGCCGACGCGGACGCGGACGCCGCGCCTGTCGAGGTCGTCCCGCACACGCGCCCCGGATCGTGGACGCCGCACATCTCGATCGCCCTGCGGCTCACGACCGAGCAGCTCGGCGCCGCCGTGGAGGCGCTCGGCCGCATCGACCCGCTCGACGCCCCGGCCGTCGGCCTCCGCCGCTGGGATCCGCGCGACCGCACGACAACGGAGCTCGCGTGA